The Fusarium poae strain DAOMC 252244 chromosome 2, whole genome shotgun sequence nucleotide sequence TGACAGAGGATGGATTCTATACTGAAGAGGAAAAGCCGGCTGATGCCGAACAAGTTGGACCAAAACAAAAGCAGCGCGTTCTGAAGAAGATTCCGAAAAAGGTGATACAAAACGCCGTCGGTCTTGCAATCTTCACTACTATGCGAACTGGTCTCTGGGTCTCTGGAGCCGGTGGATCTGGAGTCCTGGTAGCTAGAAATGAAGAGGATGGCTCATGGTCTCCCCCGTCAGGCATTCTGCTACACACAGCTGGCTTGGGATTCCTCGTGGGTGTGGACATCTACGACTGCGTTGTTGTGATCAACAATCGCAAAGCTTTAGAGGCATTCACCAAGATCCGGGCCACACTTGGAGGAGAGATCAGTGCAGTTGCTGGACCTGTCGGAGCTGGCGGGGTTCTCGAGAACGACGGTAAATGGAAACAAGCGAACAGGCCTGTCTTCACTTACTTGAAATCAAGAGGTTTCTATGCTGGCGTCCAGGTTGATGGAACAGTCATTATAGAACGAACGGATGAGAACGCACGCTTCTATGGACAGGAGGGCATTGGAGTAACCGAAATTCTGGCAGGAAAGGTCCGACCTCCCCCAGAGGTTAAgatgttgatggagacgTTGAAGGCAGCTGAAGGTCGGACTGATGTCAACCAGGAGCTTATGGATGAGCTTGAAGGACAACCTGCACCTGGCGACGTTGAAGTTGACGCCCCTGGGGAAGGCAAGGTATTCGGCGTCCCGGATCCCGAAGATCCCGACCCCTTCGGAGTTCGTGCACTCGAGAAAGAGGGCCTTGAGATCCGCGACGCCGCGACTCATTCAAGACCTTCTAGTCAAGTATTCGAGTACCATCCCAGCCCGACCAGTCCTACATACAACAGGTTCTACCGCAGGAGTATAGGAACAGGCACAGCGAGTAACCGTGACAGCTATGGTTCAATACATAGCGGAACCTATACGACATCTGAGGCCAGTACTCAGACCGAGCCTGTCTTGATCACATCAATTACTGGCGCTTCTCCCGAGAGTAGAAGTATTGTTTCTCATGAAAGGTTTGATGACGAAAAGAGTATTTACGAAGATGTCAGACTGGAAGATGAGTATGGATCGCCGTACAATGGAACGTCGCAGTCTCCTTATATCTTGTTTGATAGCTTCACGACGCCACCTTCTGGGCCGCCTCCTCTTCCTGCTAGAAATCCTATCACATAATCCAACCTCATTTTTCTAgtgtatataattaattctctTACTCTCCGTCGACATATCGTTGTCTTCCTTTAATTTGCGGGGTGGACATGGTTCCTGTCCAATCTGTGTTCAAGACTCTACCAGCACATGCTGCACCTATAGCTTCTCAAGAAATCCATTTCTTTGCATGATACAAGAAACTTTCAAGGCCGACATAAATTATCACGAAAAGGTGAGACTTTGTTACAACATGTCCGCTTATCGCAAGGTTTCACTGCGGGGTTATATTGAGGCATTTATTTGTTTGTAATTTCCGAGAGAAACGTCAAATGAAGTTTTTTTCCACATGACACGATCCTCTTCGCACTTCACTTTCTCGACCTACACAACGCCTTGCTCGGTAGATTATACATAGTCGCAACTAAGACATGGAGGAGATTACTATCTCCACCCCGTCGACGGACGAGATTCCCGAGCTTGTCGGCTCTATCACCAAAGCCCGAGCAGAGATGTTTCCTTTTCTCGACCAAGCATCCAGCGACCAGATGGCTCAAAAGGAACTCGACAACTTCCGAAAGAATCACCTTGATCATCGACTTGGAGCTTTCCTGACAGCTCGATCCAACGGACAACTGATTGCCACCATTGGCTATGTTCCCTACGATGGCCGGTTTCCTTTTCTCAACCTTGAAGCAGATAATGTAGTTGAGGTTGTCAGACTATACGTCAAACCGGAATGGCGCCGTGCAGGAGTAGCTTCCAAGCTGTTTGCTCGACTCGTTGACACGGCTCAACATGCTGGTGTCAAGCAGCTCTATCTACATACCCATCCTTTTCTACCAAACGCCATTGGGTTTTGGGAACAAAATGGGTTTTCGATCATGAACGTGGATAAGGATCCTGTATGGCAAACGACACACATGAGCCGCGTGCTTAAAGAGTGACAAGCGAGAGGTGCATAGTCCTGAAGACTATTCCGTATTAAACTAAAAGGTATTAGTCCCACTAACATTTGAGCATTTAGACAAGTAACCCTGGTGGAACACTGCTGACTGACTGTATTAATAGCTACCCAACCATCACATGACTCAAGACCTGTTTCAAAAACCCAGAAGGCTCGAATAATTGCTCGGCTACATCTAAAACGTTGTTGACACATCAAAGCTGTTGCAGTTGGCATATAATCTAATACAAACTTGACTACAGTGGCGCTGTTGTACGAACCATCAATTCTACCATTTAGACTAGTGAAAATGCTATTTGCATGAAACGACTTTTATTATCGGGATCTAGATTAGTCGTTCTCCAATGATACAGTCTTGTAAGTATCCCATAAACCTTGTCGGGAGCTACCTGTTAAAGGGATGGCGTAAAAACTGCCGGGCCCTGCATAATCCTTCCCCACGATGATCAACGATAAAAAGGATGCCCAAAACGACATGTAACGATTTCGGTAAATCGCTGCGCCAGCCAGCCACTAAACAAGTATATGGGTCTTTGTGACTAGTTTCTTGGCCTCAGATCACCAAGTATGAGAGAATGACAAGAAGCCGCGCGTCATCCCGTAATGCCAAGCTCATCACCAGCCACAGAAGCTTGCCAAAGATGCTCAAGCATATGACCGTCATGATAATCCGGCGAGTCCGATTGCACATCCCGTGGCTGAGCTCCGCGATTCTGTTGACTTTTGCCGTTGCATCCGGTCGCCAAGTCCCGGGAATGCCGAAATCCGCGCCGCAAACATGTTGGAGTGAGTAGGGCTGGTAAGGAACTGTCAACTGCGCCACCTTTGCCCAGAGTCTGATCACATCAGCCAAGAACAGCTTACTAGGCCAAGGCTGAATAGCTTAATGACGACAGATGCTATTTAAGAATGAGCTTGACCCCTCAATAGTCTGAAGCTTGCAATCACTACCAATATCCCCAGAATTACACAACttacaataacaacaacaaaaatcTACACATCTACAACCATGTCAGCTCAAGACTACTACAGTGGCGGTGGAGGCAGTGGCGGTGGCTACAACCAGCAACAGCAAGGCTACGGACAACAACATGGTTATGGCCAACAGCAAGGTTATGGTCAACAGCAAGGCGGTTATCCTCAGCAGGTTGGTACCATCAATAAACAATACTCTTACAAATGACTGAcatctcttcttcagcaaCAGTACTCGCAGGGCCCCAACCACGGTTCTCAACAGCCCAGCTACGACAATCGCGACCAGTCATACGGCCAACAGCAAGGTAGCCAATACGGCGGATCCAACGCCTACCCCAACGGCCCAGGCGGACCTGGCGGACCAGGAGGACCTGACGGCGAGCGTGGACTAGGTGCTACACTGGCAGGAGGTGGTGCCGCCGGATGGGCTGCCCACTCCGCAGGAAGTGGTCTCTTGGGCAGCCTTGCCAGTGCTGCCGCAGGAGCCATTGGTGCAAACTTCATCGAGCACAAGTTCAAGAAGcataagaaagagaagaacaagaagcatCACCGAGACGGACGTCCTCGAGCTTACACCGGTGACTCAACCAGCAGCAGTGACTCCGACTCTGGTGATGACCGACGCCGAAGTGATGACCGCCGCCGACGTAGGGATGAGGATCTCGCCTACGGCAAGTCGCAGTATGATAACCAATCAAGTCATGGGGGCTCCAGCCATCATGGTGGTTCCTATGGTGGCCAGCAGAACTATGGTGGCCAACAGGGTTATGGTGGCCAGGGATACGGAGGACAGGGCGGATATGGTGGTCGATACTAATACTTTGCATGTTTAATACATGATACGAGAGGATATAATGAGGTATGATTACATAGATCAGGCAATAGGAACTTCTGAACAGAGATGACAATACGAATACAAACAATGTTTCATTATACAATGCCTGTAACCCAATATTGTTTTGCTATATATCATTGCGCCCTTTTAATTATTCAAAATATGATATCAGGGAGTGAAGCAACCTAATACGGTTTTAGTCGTTGATAACGACCTCAGTAGATGCCATGGCCTTACCATAACTATTCCGTGCAATGATCTCTATGATATACAGTATTGGGACGTGTCAATCTTCTGATGTTGGACACAGCATGAAGTACTGGTGAATGATTCAATGATAGCTGCACGGATTTGTGTCGGTTGTTTCCTTTAGCCTTTCGAGTCTGGCAGTCTGTCTTAATTCCGAGATCCAGTTTTGTCCTACCATTTGAGGCACTTGCTTGCTGTCTCAACATTGAGATTGCATCAAAAACCAATCCGTTGTTTTGTTGTCGTGGAATTGGAACATCGGGCACATTCAATGCTGTATCGGAAACCTCTACTTCTTTATATCATATCCAGATTCACCGCTGCAAGGCTGTATGGTCATCATTCGTAGGAAGAAACCGAGGTTTTGGGTATATGTCGTTGTGTTGTGACGTTTTTATCCTCACCGAAATACTCTTGCTAAGGTATTGCGTTGATTTGTTGATGGGCCTTCTTGTTCGTGTGATAATGTACTGCATCTTCCGGATTCTACCTTGAGGGTCAGTATTCAGTATGCACATCGTAGGAATGGCATTTACCCAGGGAGGAGAGTTTAGTGGCATTTTTCAAGATGTCTCCCGCTTCCAGGTTATGACCAGCCCTGGCTCTATCAAATACAGGTAATATGTCGAGTTACTCGGTATTCTCGATTGATTTTAGGTCGAAAGGTTTCCTTCACGAACGGTCACTGTCTTGAGTCCGACTAGAACTCGCGTGATTTAGGCTCGGGACGCTTCCCTGCGGTGTCCCGTTACTGTAGCTGCTGGCAGGGCCTGGCAGGAGCACCTCGGCTTGTTTTATAGCTTCGAGAACACTAAGGGGCTCATTCGATGCTCTGATACGATTGAAGATCTCTTGGGCCTCGCAATCTGGTCTTTCGTGGATGGCGTTGAATAACTCTCGGTATTGTTGGTTCTCGAGCATCAAGGTGTCGCACTTCTTTTTGACGGCAAAGGGGAGTGGCGGGGACTCGTACAAGCAGCTCTCCATTTTGGAGGAGCATCGGCCACAGGTCGGTCTTCTACCATCACACTTTTCAAAGAACTTCAGTACGGTTGATAACTTGAGTGAAGATAAGAAACATGTCTAAAACAtaccttggccttcttccgCCGGCATCCCTCGCAGGCCACTGCGACTAGATTCCTTTTGGCCCTCGTCCTCTGGCCTTGAccaccttgaccttgggattggctttggctttggctttgacCTGTGCTAGAAGACTCCGAATTCGCGGCACCATCTTGTCGTATCGGGTCTGGAATCTGTTGGGCAGGCAATATGGGAACCAGTTTCCTAGACCCTTGTGGTTCCATAGCCAAACCAGAGAACCCGTTTCGTTTCAGCAAACCATGTGATTTGGAAGCGGCATTGTCAGAGAATCTTtttagttagttagttagttagttagtgAGTAATCAGGTAATTGCTCTCACTGCATCAGCGCGGCAACAAGCGTCTATATTAAGCTCAGCCGTAATGATGCATTGCCGGGACACAACCAATCACTGTTGTCGGTGTCGTGCCGGTGAAAGCACTGGATACAAGCAATCTTCCAAGGAAATTTGTCAGTGTGACGTCATTTTCAGGGATCAGTTTGACAGGTGGACAGAAACATACGTCAGTTGTCGAGACGTGTCTCCAACGCCGAGTAATACCGTATTATTCTCTCAACCATAAACCAACAAACCGACTCTTTACTTTCATGGCATACTGACCATTTTTTATCTTGAATCAACATCAATCATGCTCAGAAGGTTAAACAattccattcattcattcatcacCCTCACATCTTCAGCACAACCCCTATCGAGCCCATGCCACCATCATGTCTCGGCTTGGTGACATACAGTAATGACGCTCGACCCAATCAACTTGACCGGTTCCTGGACTCCGTCGAATTTCATTGGAAAAAGCACAAGTCCCTACCTTTATTCCGTCATGCCCATCTCCTCGAAACCCGCTGTCTTGTCTTCCCGCTCCCTCTCTATTCAGGCCACGCCACGCGGTATCGCGCCTCCTCGGTACTGTTAACGAATCAGGTTTCTGATGGCGTCACTCGGGAATACCTTTCTGACGTGTGCAATTTACTGAAATGTTGTGTCTCGGCCGATTTGCTCCGACTCAAAACGCCAAGCCTCACTTTACAGACTTGGTCGCTGTGTAAAGCTTTGTAACGAGTCGAGGTGCGTAATATAATGAATGACTCCTTTACTTCAAAATTGTATCGACAAAACAGTCGTTTCTCTCTCGTTTGCAAATTGTTCAGCGGTCAGGTGAGATGGAAACTTGACTCTTCACACCCACCCTGTTCTGCTGTCGATTGTAACACGATCCGACTCCTCATCAAGGATGGGCAGATCGATATTTTGGTTGCAATCGACAACATGAGAATTGTCCACATACTTCGATCCACTTAACTGGCCTTCATTCACTTCCAAAGAAGGCAGGTATTCACAATCTTATCATCTTGTTTTTACAGTAGCTATGAACGCCTGGCTCACTCAACTGGCTGCGAAATCAGCCGCAGAACTATACACAACCAATGTCCTGGAAACAACTTTGCCGAAATGATATAAATTACAGAAACATAACTACATATTCCCAGTTACACCTTCAGTGCTCTGCAGAACCGTTTGTCTGATGCAACGCGATGTCACGGCATTGATCAAGGCCGGTAGGTCTCCAGTTCCCATTCCTGTTTAAATGAGATCTTCATTCATCATACAGCACATGTACCAACGAAAGACTGGGTCAAAACTCAAACATACACAATGCTGTTTATTCGtagttaattttattctaAATCAACAACGACCAAACTTTACTCACGTTAGGATAAGCagtgtttttcttcttcgtttttttcttcttctttttttacaCAAACAAGGACTCTCTTTCGCATCAGCTTTCAATTATCGGGACAAGCATCTCAGAACGCTTCAAACAGTCAGTTCATGGTGCTTCACAGTGGTATCTCAGATATTGCTTGGGCCATGCGTTTCCAACTCGTAGCTATTGTAACCGAAAGGTGTCATAGTTGCCAAGACAGCATTTGGATAAACAAAGCCACTGTTGTCGATCCACCTTGTTGTACCATTGGAATTATTTATTAACCGCGGAATATTCTGTTCCAAGATCCGGAGACACCGGCATGTAGTGCACAAAGCAACGTTTTAAAATTGTGATAGTTTTGCCACAACCCTGGACTGTGGTTAACGAACAAAAGCATGGCAAGCTGCAAGAGATAGGAATCAATacaaataaaataataaagctcTCGCTTATTCTTTCGCTTTTTAGATATCAGCTGATAGTGCCTGGAAGACAAGTTTCCCATGTACGAGTCATGTCAGAAATGAGGGTATTCACAGCAGTCCATGATTCATAGACATCAAAAGCAGTCCCGTGCCGTGTTTCAGCCCCGAATGATTACCACTCATACGTCTCGTATCCGTTCGTCGATGATATGCTGTGAGACGTCGAGGCGGAAGTCTCGGAACGACGAGTGAATAATTGAATTTTTCTTGTCTCTTTCATGGAACTGCATGTCGATGTTACGATTATTTTTGAACGCTTCCTATTCACAGGAGAGATTGATGATTGTTTAGGTGTAATTCGAGTTGCGCATTGATTGAAACAATGTATCAGATATGTATTCGGTCATAATATATCATCATCAGTTCAGTAGACAATCGAGGTCCAAATGAACCTGTCATTAAATCTCAAGGTTGCATCATGAGATTAGAAGAAGACGTCGCACGTTTCTGATGCATAGACGAACCACAGTCAACCAATCCGGGTCCTGGGATCAGTATTTGAATCGAGGCTGGTCAGTACCAGCTGCACACCTGTTTCTCCAGACGTAGTAACCGTGCATACCAATGCAGCCTACGGTCACGAAGAGAAGTAAACCAGCATTGGTCCAGTGACCGGTGGGATAACCCTTGGCCGCCTCGTCAGCCTTGTAGATCCAGACGCCGACAATCTGCCCAGGAGCACCCATAGAAATGTTCAACGCAATAGCTAGACCGATGGCAGCTGTTGAGTGCAAGTTGGAAGACAACCAACCCAGGAGAGGTGGAATACAGGCGAACGAACCGCAGGCTGCAACGATAAGACAACCGTAGCGCGGCTGGATATAGTCAGCATATGTTTGGGATTAAAATCACACAAGACCTACGCTGTAAGAATCAGCAGGGAGGGTTGCGGAAGCGATAAATCCCACGGCGCCAATCAAAGAAAACAAGGCAGAATGAAGTGCGCGGCTGAGGATATGTCAGTTTTAATGATGACATGTTGCACGTTTCCATAACTTACGCATTATACTTGTCCGCAGACCACGAAACAAGTAGTGTCACAACATAAGCCGCTGCGTAAGGAGGCACGGTCATCAACTGAGCACGGAGATCTGCAAACTAGAGATAGTTAGTGGGAACTGCTAAAAGTAATGAAATTTATACGTACCCCCAGACCAGCAGTAATCGAAGGTGTAAAAAGTGACAAACTCGAAAAGGGGGCTGAAATACCAAAGTAGATCTGGTCAGGATTAGCAAAGAGCCGTTTGACTGTCAATTATCAAACACTTACCAAATAATGGCACCACAGCCTCCATTCCAAAATGGTTGACTTTGCGTCTTCCCATGTCATAGACTTGCTCTCACCGTGCGATCCTTGCTCAGCCAGTCGATAAGCTGCAACATCTTTCTCCTCAGCTGAGAGCCAGCTTGCCGACTCGGGGAAATCGGGGAGACAGAACCAGACCAGGAATGATGACAGCACAGAAGGGATACCTTCAAGGATGAACAGCCATCGCCAACCGGACAGACCATGTACTTGGTTCATGTGCCCGACGCCGTATGCAATGGCACCACCAAATGCTCCGGCTAGAGTAGCCGATGCTAAGATGGTGGCAACTCGGACTGATCGTTCTTCAGGCTTGTACCAGAAAGTGAGGTAGTAGACGAGTCCTGGGAAGAGGCCTGGGCTGGTTAGATGGCTGGTTCCTTCTGAATAGCGTTCCAAGACTCACCAGCTTCGAAAACTCCCAGCAAAAACCGCAGGACAGTCACGACAGCAAAACTATGAGCAGCCCCAAGGCAGATGGTAATCGTTCCCCAAGAAAACATGAGAAAAGCAATCCATCTGCTGGGTTTCATCTTTTTGAGGAAGTAATTAGAGGGCACCTCGAATAGTGCATATGCAATGAGAAAGATCATCAGTGCAATTGTGTAGTCATAGTTAGACATGTTTGTCTCGGAGAGAAGGTCATGGCCCGTGGTATGATTGAGGACTTTAGCGTTACCAATATTGGATCGATCCAAGTAACACAGTAGATAGATGCCTGCTGCCAGAGGAATGATGCGAGCATCCTGCTTGCGTACAAGAAACTTCTCAAGAGCTGGGTCTACTGCTGTAGTGCTTTCAAGCCGAGAATCGGAATTTTGCTTGAAGACAGTCAGTCAATTGGGGTTCCTTGAAGAGTGAGAAATTTGGGGTAGTGCCACCTTTTCGTCTGTCTGAAACCCAGTCATTTCAGGGTTGGCATCGAAGTCTGTTCGTGCAGCCATCGTGATGCTCACAGACGAAGAGTTGGAAGAAGAATGATCCCCCTGAGTGAGAATCTAGAAAAAAACTCTTGCCTGTAAAGTAAAAGATGACAAGGGAGGGGGAACCAACAGAGACAGACAATTAAGCGAGGTCAAAGGATTCGCTCTTCTCATCTCGCGGTGCAACGGGAAGTAAACTGTCCCCG carries:
- a CDS encoding hypothetical protein (TransMembrane:11 (o93-111i123-144o150-170i182-203o215-237i286-305o325-342i349-369o375-396i408-430o450-467i)), whose protein sequence is MAARTDFDANPEMTGFQTDEKQNSDSRLESTTAVDPALEKFLVRKQDARIIPLAAGIYLLCYLDRSNIGNAKVLNHTTGHDLLSETNMSNYDYTIALMIFLIAYALFEVPSNYFLKKMKPSRWIAFLMFSWGTITICLGAAHSFAVVTVLRFLLGVFEAGLFPGLVYYLTFWYKPEERSVRVATILASATLAGAFGGAIAYGVGHMNQVHGLSGWRWLFILEGIPSVLSSFLVWFCLPDFPESASWLSAEEKDVAAYRLAEQGSHGESKSMTWEDAKSTILEWRLWCHYLIYFGISAPFSSLSLFTPSITAGLGFADLRAQLMTVPPYAAAYVVTLLVSWSADKYNARALHSALFSLIGAVGFIASATLPADSYSPRYGCLIVAACGSFACIPPLLGWLSSNLHSTAAIGLAIALNISMGAPGQIVGVWIYKADEAAKGYPTGHWTNAGLLLFVTVGCIGMHGYYVWRNRCAAGTDQPRFKY